In Candidatus Eisenbacteria bacterium, the genomic window CTTCCCTTGGACTGCGGAAAGCTGCCGGGCGAAGAGTGCTTGAACACGGGCTTCTGGTGGTACTGGCGCTACACGACCCCGGGTTGGGGCTACACGGTCCACTACGACGTGTACGACATCGACGCCGCCTACTGCAAGATCGGCGGATCCCTCGGGACGAGCGCGTCCCAGGACCCGGTCGAGCGCTGGAACTTCCATCCGGCTCTCGGCACGGCGATCACCAGCGACCTCGGTGGGATTCTCGCGACGTGGGACAAGGGCGGCCTGCCCTACGCGGGAACGGACAACAACTACAAGAACGCTGCGGCTCCGGGTCTCTGCCCGGGCTATGCGCCGGGTCCGATCCGCTCGTTCATTTGGCTTCCCGCCGCTGTGTGCCCGACGTACTACTTCGGTGACGGCATGGGCCCGGTTCAGCTCCTCATGGACGCCGGGTTCGACTGCCAGCCGACTGCGACCGAGGATGCGTCCTGGACCGGCGTGAAGAGCCTCTTCCGGTAGTTCGTACCGAAGGCTCGAGCGGTCCATCGGATCGTTCGCCGGCCGGCTCGAAAGAGCCGGCCGGTTCCTTTTTGGGCGAAGGATTCCCCGCGTCCGGCCGAGACGGCCTTGCCGGATGCGTTCCCACCGACTAGAATGGCCGCATGGCGCGGCGAGCGGTTCTCCTCTTCCTTCTCGCGTTCCTCGCGTGCGGCGTCGAGCCGCCGCACAGGGGACCGAACTTTCTTCTCGTCACGATCGACACGCTTCGAAAGGACGCGGTCGGATGCTATGGGTCTGCGGAGGCGCGCACCCCCGTCCTGGATCGTCTCGCCCGTGAAGGAGTTTTCTTCGCGAACGCGTCGTGCCAAGTCCCGACCACGCTCCCCTCGCACGCCACGATCTTCACGGGACGCTACCCGGCCGAGCACCGATCGCGCCACAACGGGATGCCGCTCGCGCCCGAGGAGACCACTCTCGCCGAGAGGCTCTCCGCGCGCGGCTATCGGACCGCAGGGTTCGCCGCGAGCCGCGTGCTCGCGGGCGCCTTCGAGATCGACCAAGGCTTCGAGACGTACGACGACGTTTGGGAGAGCCGCGAGGAAGGCATCCAAGGCCGCCTCCAGCGCAGGGCGGACAGCGTCACCGCGTCCTTCCTCCGCTGGTTCGAGACGCTCGATACAGGCGATCCTTTCTTCGCGTGGGTCCACTTCTACGATCCGCACGTCCCCTACGATCCGCCCGCGCCGTTCGCGGAGGCGGCGGGCGGAGCCTACGCGGGGGAGGCCGCGTACGCGGACCGCCATCTCGGGATCGTGATCGACGCGCTCGAACGAAAGGGGCTCCTCGAGAAGACCGTCGTGGTCGTCCTCTCCGATCACGGCGAGGGTCTCGGAGAGCACGGCGAGAGCGAGCACGGCCTTCTTCTCTACGAGACCACGCTCGCGATTCCTTGGGTTCTTCGCGTGCCCGGCGGACCGCGGGATCGGATCGCGACCCTCCCCGCCGAGACGATCGATCTTCTTCCCACCGTGGCCGCGCTCCTCGGGATCGCGCCCGACCCGGAGTGGCCCGGCCGGGATCTTCTCCCGCTTCTCGACGAACCGGAGGAAGACGGGCGCCCGGTCTGGTCCGAGTCGCTTTACGGGAACCTTGGCTACGGATGGGCCCCTCTTCGCGCGGTTCGCCTCGGGGACTGGAAGGTCGTTCGCGGGAGATGGGACGAGCTCTTCGATCTCGCGTCCGACCCGAAGGAGACGAGAAACCTCGCCGCCTCCCGGCCGGAGATCGCGCGCGAGCTCGGGGCGCGGATTGACGCGCGCGCGGCGGACGAGCCCTCCCCCTCGGACGGCGCTCCGGACCTCACGATGGAGCAGAGAGAGATGCTCGAGAGCCTCGGCTACATCGCTCCACGAACCCACGGCCCGGCGGGAGAGGATCTCCCCGACCCGAGGGACCGCTACAGCGCCCACGAGCTCCTCGCTCGAAGCCAAATCCGGACCCTGGAGGGGCGCCCCGACCTCGCCCGGATGGACATCGAGGAGGCGCTTCGGATCGATCCGAAAAATGTGTACGCGCTGCAGCGTCTTGCCTCATACTCCCACGAGCTCGGCGAGCGCGACGAGGAGAAGCGGCTCTATCTGGAGATCCTGTCGATCGATCCGCTTCATCCCTCGGCCTGGAACAACCTGGGAGC contains:
- a CDS encoding sulfatase-like hydrolase/transferase; this encodes MARRAVLLFLLAFLACGVEPPHRGPNFLLVTIDTLRKDAVGCYGSAEARTPVLDRLAREGVFFANASCQVPTTLPSHATIFTGRYPAEHRSRHNGMPLAPEETTLAERLSARGYRTAGFAASRVLAGAFEIDQGFETYDDVWESREEGIQGRLQRRADSVTASFLRWFETLDTGDPFFAWVHFYDPHVPYDPPAPFAEAAGGAYAGEAAYADRHLGIVIDALERKGLLEKTVVVVLSDHGEGLGEHGESEHGLLLYETTLAIPWVLRVPGGPRDRIATLPAETIDLLPTVAALLGIAPDPEWPGRDLLPLLDEPEEDGRPVWSESLYGNLGYGWAPLRAVRLGDWKVVRGRWDELFDLASDPKETRNLAASRPEIARELGARIDARAADEPSPSDGAPDLTMEQREMLESLGYIAPRTHGPAGEDLPDPRDRYSAHELLARSQIRTLEGRPDLARMDIEEALRIDPKNVYALQRLASYSHELGERDEEKRLYLEILSIDPLHPSAWNNLGALAEMEGDLDSALRCYERSLQGSPNFADPYVNRGNVYFARGNLREALGEYSTALRLNPGSAIAHYGKARVYDAWGDLEKTVLELKLALRVDPSFREANEWLRALEASASPGRANAGSDIQ